The following proteins are encoded in a genomic region of Triticum dicoccoides isolate Atlit2015 ecotype Zavitan chromosome 1B, WEW_v2.0, whole genome shotgun sequence:
- the LOC119306400 gene encoding cell division control protein 48 homolog E-like produces MASQGDASGNKDYSTVILERKKSPNRLVVDEATNDENSTVALHPDTMDSLELFHGDIVLLKGKKRKDTVCILLPDGTCDKTKVQMNKVVRKNLRVRLGNVVSVHQCPDVKYGKRVHILPVDDTVQGIAGNLFDAFLRPYFLEAYRPLRKGDLFLVRGGMTSAEFKVVETDPAEYCIVASDTEIFCEGEPVKREDEERLDDVGYDDVGGVRKQMAQIRELVELPLRHPQLFKCIGVKPPKGILLYGPPGTGKTLIARAVANETGAFFFLINGPEIMSKMAGESESNLRKAFEEAEKNAPAIIFIDEIDSIAPKRDKTNEEVERRIVSQLLTLMDGLKSRAHVIVMGATNRPNSIDLALRRFGRFDREIDIGVPDEVGRLEVLRIHTKNMKLAEDVELEHVSRDTHGYVGADLAALCTEAALQCIREKMDVIDLEDDTIDAEILNSMAVTNDHFKIALGTSNPSALRETIVEVPNVSWGDVGGLEGVKRELQETVQYPVECPKKFEKFGMSPSKGVLFYGPPGCGKTLLAKAIANECQANFISIKGPELLTMWFGESEANVREIFDKARGSAPCVLFFDELDSIATQRGNSVGDAGGAADRVLNQLLTEMDGMNAKKTVFIIGATNRPDIIDPALLRPGRLDQLIYIPLPDVESRLQIFRACLRKSPVAKDVDLNALAKYTQGFSGADITEICQRACKYAIRENIEKDMEKERRLKENPEAMEEDEMDEIKAAHFEESMRYARRSVSDDDIRKYQAFAQTLQQSRGFGSEFRFPDQPAAGATAVANPSAAAATATEVDDLYS; encoded by the coding sequence ATGGCGAGCCAGGGCGACGCTAGCGGGAACAAGGACTACTCCACGGTGATCCTGGAGAGAAAGAAGTCGCCGAACCGGCTGGTGGTCGACGAGGCGACCAACGACGAGAACTCCACCGTCGCCCTGCACCCGGACACCATGGACAGCCTCGAGCTCTTCCACGGCGACATCGTCCTGCTCAAGGGCAAGAAGCGGAAGGACACGGTCTGCATTCTGCTCCCAGACGGCACGTGCGATAAGACCAAGGTCCAGATGAACAAGGTCGTCCGGAAGAACCTGAGGGTCCGGCTGGGCAACGTCGTCTCCGTCCATCAGTGCCCGGACGTCAAATACGGGAAGCGCGTCCACATACTCCCCGTCGACGACACCGTCCAAGGGATCGCCGGAAACCTGTTCGATGCCTTCCTGAGACCCTACTTCCTCGAGGCCTACCGTCCCCTCAGGAAAGGAGACCTGTTCCTGGTGAGAGGCGGCATGACGAGCGCGGAGTTCAAGGTTGTGGAGACCGACCCCGCGGAGTACTGCATCGTCGCGTCTGACACGGAGATATTCTGTGAAGGCGAGCCTGTCAAGCGGGAGGATGAGGAGAGACTCGACGACGTCGGCTACGACGATGTCGGTGGGGTCAGGAAGCAGATGGCCCAGATCAGAGAGCTGGTTGAGCTCCCACTGCGCCACCCTCAGCTGTTCAAGTGCATCGGTGTGAAGCCTCCAAAGGGCATCTTGCTGTATGGGCCACCTGGGACCGGCAAGACCCTCATTGCCAGAGCTGTGGCCAATGAAACAGGTGCCTTCTTCTTCCTGATCAATGGCCCGGAGATCATGTCGAAGATGGCCGGAGAGAGCGAGAGCAACCTCAGGAAGGCGTTTGAAGAGGCCGAGAAGAATGCGCCGGCCATCATCTTCATCGATGAGATCGATTCCATAGCCCCAAAGAGAGACAAGACCAATGAAGAAGTCGAAAGGCGCATCGTCTCACAGCTGCTCACTCTCATGGATGGGCTCAAGTCCCGGGCACATGTTATTGTCATGGGGGCTACCAACCGCCCAAACAGCATCGACCTTGCTCTCAGAAGGTTTGGGAGGTTTGACCGGGAGATCGACATTGGAGTCCCTGATGAAGTTGGGCGGCTTGAGGTTCTCCGGATTCACACTAAAAACATGAAGCTAGCTGAAGATGTTGAACTAGAGCATGTCTCGAGGGACACTCATGGGTATGTCGGCGCTGATCTCGCTGCCCTTTGCACCGAGGCTGCTCTCCAGTGCATTCGCGAGAAGATGGATGTCATCGACCTTGAGGATGACACCATTGATGCGGAGATACTGAATTCTATGGCTGTCACCAACGACCATTTCAAGATTGCACTAGGAACAAGCAACCCTTCCGCTCTTCGCGAAACTATCGTTGAAGTTCCAAATGTCTCTTGGGGAGATGTTGGTGGTCTGGAGGGTGTCAAAAGGGAGCTGCAGGAGACCGTCCAGTATCCGGTGGAGTGCCCAAAGAAGTTTGAGAAGTTTGGCATGTCTCCCTCCAAAGGTGTTCTGTTCTACGGCCCTCCGGGCTGCGGCAAGACCTTGTTGGCCAAGGCGATTGCTAATGAGTGCCAGGCTAACTTCATTAGCATCAAAGGACCGGAGCTGCTTACCATGTGGTTTGGTGAGAGTGAGGCCAATGTGCGCGAGATTTTCGACAAGGCCAGGGGGTCGGCACCATGTGTCCTCTTCTTCGATGAGCTCGACTCGATTGCCACGCAGAGAGGAAACAGTGTAGGCGATGCCGGAGGTGCCGCTGATAGGGTGCTGAATCAGCTTCTCACCGAGATGGACGGAATGAATGCCAAGAAAACCGTGTTCATCATCGGTGCCACCAACAGGCCAGACATCATAGACCCTGCCTTGCTGAGGCCGGGGCGCCTTGATCAGCTTATCTACATTCCTCTGCCTGACGTTGAATCCAGGCTCCAGATCTTCAGGGCCTGCCTCAGAAAGTCTCCTGTGGCCAAGGATGTCGACCTGAATGCGCTCGCCAAATACACACAAGGGTTCAGCGGCGCGGACATCACGGAAATCTGCCAGCGTGCGTGCAAATATGCCATCAGAGAAAACATTGAGAAGGACATGGAAAAGGAGAGGCGGCTGAAGGAAAACCCTGAAGCCATGGAGGAAGACGAGATGGATGAGATCAAGGCTGCTCACTTCGAGGAGAGCATGAGGTATGCACGCCGGAGTGTGAGCGATGATGATATTCGCAAATACCAGGCCTTTGCTCAGACGCTGCAGCAGTCCCGTGGTTTTGGCAGCGAGTTCCGGTTCCCTGACCAGCCGGCGGCGGGTGCTACAGCTGTGGCCAATCCTTCCGCAGCCGCTGCCACGGCAACTGAAGTAGATGATTTGTACAGTTAA